The genomic window CCACCTCGTCCTTGCCACGCTCGGAAAATTCCGGTACGTCGAAATTGCCCGTGCTCACCTGGTCCGCGGCCTGGGCCATGCGGCGGATGGGCCGCACGATGAGCCAGCTCAGCATGAGGTT from Gemmatimonadaceae bacterium includes these protein-coding regions:
- a CDS encoding HAMP domain-containing protein; this encodes NLMLSWLIVRPIRRMAQAADQVSTGNFDVPEFSERGKDEVAVLGGAFNRMRRSLDKAMQMIDRGE